A single Syntrophorhabdaceae bacterium DNA region contains:
- the kaiC gene encoding circadian clock protein KaiC has protein sequence MKTSLAGLTHTSLEKCPTGISGLDEITRGGLPKGRPTLVAGGAGSGKTLLALEFLVKGATLYNEPGVFMAFEETAQDLSKNVSSLGFDLPGLIKKKKLAIDYVYIERSEIEETGEYDLEGLFIRLGYAIDTVKAKRVALDTLEVLFGGLKNEGILRAELRRLFRFLKEKGVTALVTAERGIDQFTRHGLEEYVADCVILLDHRVNEQISTRRLRVAKYRGSAHGTNEYPFLIDRDGLSILPVTSLGLDHSVSSERISTGVPKLDAMFGGKGFFRGSSILISGTAGTGKSTLAAHFVEAACKRGEKALYFAFEESPAQIVRNMSSVGINLAPCVKKGLLEIRSQRPTFTGLEMHLIEMHKLISTSNPRVVVMDPITNLIEVGLAADVKSVLTRLIDFMKSKEITAFLTSLTTGGEATEATNVGVSSLMDTWILLNDIPGETERTRGVSIIKSRGMAHSNEVREFRLTDKGFLIEERVAGSQEKK, from the coding sequence ATGAAAACTTCCCTTGCCGGCCTCACACACACCTCCCTTGAGAAATGCCCTACCGGAATCTCAGGCCTCGACGAGATCACCCGTGGCGGTCTACCCAAAGGAAGGCCCACTCTCGTGGCAGGCGGGGCAGGCTCCGGCAAGACGCTCCTTGCCCTCGAGTTTCTCGTAAAAGGTGCGACCCTCTATAATGAGCCGGGGGTATTCATGGCCTTCGAGGAGACCGCCCAGGACCTGTCAAAGAACGTAAGCTCCCTGGGGTTCGATCTGCCGGGGCTCATAAAGAAGAAGAAGCTCGCCATAGACTATGTCTATATCGAACGCTCCGAGATCGAAGAGACGGGAGAATACGACCTCGAAGGGCTCTTCATCCGCTTAGGCTATGCCATCGATACGGTCAAGGCCAAAAGGGTGGCCCTCGACACCCTGGAAGTCCTCTTCGGAGGATTGAAGAATGAAGGGATCCTCCGGGCAGAGCTCCGGAGGCTCTTCCGCTTCTTAAAGGAAAAGGGGGTGACCGCCCTCGTCACCGCGGAGCGGGGAATAGACCAGTTTACCCGTCACGGCCTCGAAGAGTACGTGGCCGACTGCGTCATCCTCCTGGACCACCGGGTAAACGAACAGATCTCGACCCGGCGATTACGGGTCGCCAAGTACCGCGGGTCTGCCCACGGCACCAATGAATACCCCTTCCTCATCGACCGGGATGGCCTCTCCATCCTCCCCGTCACCTCCCTGGGCCTCGACCATAGCGTCTCATCGGAACGGATATCGACCGGGGTCCCAAAGCTCGATGCCATGTTCGGGGGCAAGGGCTTTTTCCGGGGCAGCAGCATCCTCATATCGGGCACCGCGGGCACGGGAAAGTCGACCCTTGCCGCCCACTTTGTGGAAGCCGCCTGCAAAAGAGGGGAGAAAGCCCTCTACTTTGCCTTCGAGGAGTCTCCTGCCCAGATCGTGAGGAACATGTCCTCCGTGGGCATTAACCTCGCCCCATGCGTAAAGAAGGGGCTCCTCGAGATCAGATCGCAGCGGCCCACCTTCACCGGTCTCGAGATGCACCTCATCGAGATGCATAAGCTCATCTCCACCTCCAATCCCCGGGTAGTGGTCATGGACCCCATCACCAACCTCATCGAGGTAGGCCTCGCCGCCGACGTGAAGTCCGTCCTCACCCGTCTCATCGACTTCATGAAATCAAAAGAGATCACCGCCTTCCTCACGAGCCTCACCACGGGCGGGGAGGCAACCGAAGCGACCAACGTGGGCGTCTCTTCCCTCATGGATACGTGGATTCTCCTCAATGATATCCCGGGGGAGACGGAGAGGACCAGGGGGGTATCGATCATAAAATCGAGAGGCATGGCCCATTCGAACGAGGTCCGGGAGTTCCGGCTTACGGATAAGGGATTTCTTATCGAAGAGAGAGTCGCGGGATCGCAGGAGAAGAAATGA
- a CDS encoding circadian clock KaiB family protein, protein MKKVSRTEDFEKALKEAPRKKYVLRLYVAGASRKSSEAIAHIKKICEEHLKGLYELQVIDIYQQPVLAKGRQIIAVPTLVKELPVPLRRFIGSMADEERILVGLDLVPKREDLSSKAKTGVSTKEGKDEREPKGS, encoded by the coding sequence ATGAAAAAAGTGAGTAGGACAGAAGATTTTGAAAAAGCACTCAAGGAAGCGCCCCGAAAGAAATACGTCCTCCGCCTGTACGTGGCAGGGGCCAGCCGGAAATCATCGGAGGCGATCGCCCACATAAAAAAGATATGCGAAGAGCACCTCAAGGGACTTTATGAGCTCCAGGTCATAGATATTTACCAGCAGCCCGTGCTCGCCAAGGGGCGGCAGATCATCGCGGTGCCGACCCTCGTAAAGGAGCTGCCCGTGCCGCTGCGCCGTTTTATCGGCAGCATGGCAGACGAGGAGCGTATCCTGGTGGGGCTCGATCTCGTGCCGAAGAGGGAGGATCTCTCTTCGAAAGCAAAAACAGGGGTCAGCACAAAAGAAGGGAAGGATGAAAGGGAACCGAAAGGATCATGA
- a CDS encoding PAS domain S-box protein, giving the protein MKGNRKDHDLKAEIEDLKVRLAEAEETIRAIRHREVDALVLEGPEGLQTYTIEGADRPYRVFVESMNEGAVTLSPDGTILHCNTRFAEMIKRPLNKIIGASFLDFLTPSDRGWLEHLAQECGLEGCKGETLLTVSKKQKMPVYFSVTPLTPEINTFCMVVTDLTSLKQAQDLLKKANEELESRVKERTAELQEGEERWAATLASIGDGVIATDGKGKITFLNRVAEASTGWTLKEAAATPVRGVFRVISEEGRHKVPDPFASLLKGEEMAARANHSILIKKDGSEAIIDHSGAPIRDKEGNTTGVVLVFRDITERRLAEEVRKKSESMFRLLFETSPDAVFLTSPDGGVIAANPAACAMFGMTEAELRRAGRKSLVDPDDPRFADRLKERQRTGRVIRAELNFIKKGGQKIIAEVDSVILPGSPPRSFVIMRDITERKRIEQALRESEEKFARSFSNNPVAIAMNRLEDGLILEANDTWLALHGMRREEAIGRSARQMGLWPDRADMERFIRVMHEKGAIHGWEQEFINKAGGTFIAQVSAQVMTLRGEKVILLAMTDITERKRAEEVVRKSRDELEFRVQERTAELEAAYETLRVETDERKRMEVQLRQSQKMEALGTLAGGIAHDFNNILAAVLGFAEMSLEDAPQGSTLEKNLQYILKSSFRARDLIRQMLTFSRKTEYTVKPLPLTPLVKETAKLLRASIPTTIEIHVDTAAASDMILADPTGMQQIIMNLCTNAAYAMRERGGRLTIALSDVDLKEDRDDMALVAGPYIQLAIKDTGDGMTAGVMKRIFEPFFTTKGSGQGTGMGLAVVYGIVKSFKGDITVESKPGEGSTFRVLIPKIYADEVSEPAAAEAIAGGKEHILFIDDEEIIMELGKTMLERLGYIVTATTDSIEALQVFSQDPLRFDLIITDQTMPGITGLRLARELRKVRSDLPIILCTGNNESINSDTLKKAGISRFLMKPLSRREMAAAVRTVLDADGEEGTG; this is encoded by the coding sequence ATGAAAGGGAACCGAAAGGATCATGATTTGAAAGCCGAGATAGAGGATTTGAAGGTGCGCCTCGCCGAGGCCGAGGAGACCATCCGGGCGATCCGGCATCGTGAAGTGGACGCCCTCGTGCTCGAGGGACCCGAAGGCCTGCAAACCTACACCATCGAGGGCGCTGACCGGCCTTACCGGGTCTTCGTGGAATCGATGAACGAGGGGGCGGTGACCTTGTCCCCCGACGGGACGATCCTCCATTGCAACACCAGGTTCGCCGAAATGATCAAGAGGCCCCTCAACAAGATCATCGGCGCTTCCTTTTTAGACTTTCTTACCCCCTCCGACAGGGGCTGGCTCGAGCACCTGGCGCAAGAATGCGGCCTCGAGGGCTGTAAGGGCGAGACGCTTCTGACCGTCTCGAAGAAGCAGAAAATGCCCGTCTATTTCTCCGTCACACCCCTGACACCGGAGATAAACACCTTTTGCATGGTGGTTACGGACCTGACAAGCCTTAAACAGGCCCAGGACCTTTTAAAGAAGGCAAACGAGGAGCTGGAGTCGCGGGTGAAGGAACGGACCGCGGAATTGCAGGAAGGCGAAGAGCGCTGGGCCGCCACGCTTGCGAGCATCGGCGACGGGGTGATCGCCACCGACGGGAAAGGGAAGATCACTTTCTTGAACAGGGTGGCGGAGGCCTCAACGGGCTGGACCCTCAAGGAAGCCGCGGCCACACCCGTGAGGGGCGTCTTCCGCGTGATCAGCGAGGAAGGCCGTCACAAGGTCCCTGATCCCTTCGCGAGCCTTCTCAAGGGGGAGGAGATGGCTGCTCGAGCAAATCATTCCATCCTGATAAAAAAAGACGGATCGGAAGCAATAATCGACCACAGCGGCGCGCCTATCAGGGATAAAGAGGGCAATACCACGGGCGTGGTACTCGTCTTTCGCGACATCACGGAACGCAGGCTGGCGGAGGAGGTCAGGAAAAAGAGTGAATCCATGTTCCGGCTCCTCTTCGAGACGAGCCCCGACGCGGTCTTTCTTACCTCTCCCGATGGAGGCGTCATAGCCGCGAATCCCGCGGCATGCGCCATGTTCGGCATGACGGAAGCGGAGCTGCGCCGGGCGGGCAGGAAAAGCCTCGTCGACCCCGATGATCCCCGGTTCGCGGACCGCTTGAAGGAGCGGCAGCGCACGGGCCGCGTGATCAGGGCGGAGCTCAATTTTATCAAGAAAGGCGGCCAAAAGATTATCGCCGAGGTAGATTCGGTCATCCTCCCCGGCAGCCCGCCCCGCTCCTTTGTCATCATGCGCGATATTACGGAGCGAAAACGGATCGAGCAGGCCCTGCGGGAGAGCGAGGAAAAATTCGCCCGCTCTTTTTCCAATAACCCGGTCGCCATCGCCATGAACCGTCTCGAAGATGGACTCATTCTCGAAGCGAACGACACCTGGCTCGCTCTCCACGGCATGAGGCGGGAGGAGGCGATAGGCCGCTCGGCCAGGCAGATGGGCCTCTGGCCGGACCGCGCGGACATGGAGCGGTTCATCCGGGTGATGCATGAGAAGGGCGCCATCCATGGGTGGGAGCAGGAGTTCATCAACAAAGCGGGCGGGACCTTTATTGCCCAGGTATCGGCCCAGGTCATGACCCTGAGGGGCGAAAAGGTGATCCTTCTGGCCATGACCGACATCACCGAGCGCAAGCGGGCCGAAGAGGTCGTACGCAAGTCCCGTGATGAGCTGGAGTTCCGCGTTCAGGAGCGGACCGCCGAGCTCGAAGCGGCGTATGAAACGCTCCGGGTGGAGACGGATGAGCGGAAACGAATGGAGGTCCAGCTCCGCCAGTCTCAGAAGATGGAAGCTTTAGGCACCCTCGCGGGTGGCATCGCCCATGATTTCAACAATATCCTTGCCGCGGTCCTCGGTTTTGCGGAGATGTCCCTGGAAGATGCGCCCCAAGGCTCGACCCTCGAAAAAAACCTCCAATATATCCTGAAATCCTCTTTCAGGGCGCGGGATCTGATCAGGCAGATGCTTACTTTCAGCCGTAAGACAGAGTATACGGTGAAACCTCTCCCCCTGACCCCCCTCGTAAAAGAGACGGCCAAACTGCTCCGTGCATCGATCCCCACCACCATCGAGATCCACGTGGACACTGCCGCCGCATCGGATATGATCCTTGCGGACCCCACCGGAATGCAGCAGATAATCATGAACCTCTGCACCAATGCAGCCTATGCCATGCGGGAAAGAGGCGGCAGATTGACCATCGCCCTTTCGGACGTCGATTTGAAAGAGGATCGTGACGATATGGCCCTCGTGGCAGGCCCTTATATTCAGCTCGCGATAAAAGACACGGGTGACGGAATGACGGCCGGAGTCATGAAAAGGATATTCGAGCCTTTCTTTACCACCAAAGGATCAGGACAGGGAACGGGCATGGGTCTCGCAGTTGTCTATGGTATCGTAAAAAGTTTCAAAGGCGACATAACTGTGGAGAGCAAGCCCGGAGAAGGCTCCACCTTCCGGGTTCTCATTCCGAAAATATACGCGGATGAGGTATCGGAGCCCGCTGCCGCGGAGGCCATAGCCGGCGGGAAAGAGCACATCCTTTTTATTGATGATGAGGAGATAATAATGGAGCTGGGAAAGACGATGCTCGAAAGGCTCGGTTATATTGTCACCGCCACGACCGACAGCATCGAAGCCCTTCAAGTCTTTTCACAGGACCCCCTTCGGTTCGACCTTATCATCACCGACCAGACCATGCCCGGCATTACAGGCCTCCGTCTCGCCCGGGAGCTGCGGAAGGTGCGTTCCGACCTTCCTATCATACTCTGTACCGGGAATAACGAGAGCATCAATTCCGATACCCTCAAAAAAGCGGGGATAAGCCGGTTCCTGATGAAACCCCTTTCAAGACGGGAGATGGCAGCCGCGGTCAGGACAGTGCTTGACGCAGACGGGGAAGAGGGAACGGGTTAA
- a CDS encoding response regulator, translating into MTRVRAKYRVLVVDDDEVVSKMVGQMLRRMGYLAVVCVRPEDGLKLFSKAPERFDAVVVDEIMPGLKGTQLTKQLLRIKDDIPIVLMTGHGNMISLEEVRGSGVRATLIKPIVKEYLKQALQGLLK; encoded by the coding sequence ATGACAAGAGTGCGTGCGAAATACAGGGTCCTGGTCGTCGATGACGACGAGGTGGTATCGAAAATGGTGGGCCAGATGCTTCGCCGCATGGGCTACCTGGCGGTGGTCTGCGTGAGGCCCGAAGACGGGCTCAAGCTTTTTTCCAAAGCGCCGGAACGGTTCGATGCCGTGGTGGTGGATGAGATAATGCCCGGTTTGAAGGGGACCCAGCTCACCAAGCAGCTCCTCAGGATAAAGGACGACATCCCCATAGTGCTGATGACGGGACACGGCAATATGATCTCCCTCGAGGAGGTCCGTGGGAGCGGCGTACGGGCCACGCTCATCAAGCCGATCGTCAAAGAATATCTGAAACAGGCACTCCAGGGGCTATTGAAATAG
- a CDS encoding phage holin family protein yields the protein MQGEKGDKSLGELFSELASGLTTIFRQEISLAKAEAKEAIPHAIKDVIFLVVGGFVLYAAFYVFLAAAVVGLSEVVPVWLSAIIVGLVVSCAGYVLVKKGIKDLKARTFRPEKTIESIKEDKDWVKAKI from the coding sequence ATGCAGGGAGAAAAAGGAGATAAGTCGTTAGGAGAGCTCTTTAGCGAGCTCGCTTCGGGGTTGACCACCATATTCCGACAGGAAATTTCACTGGCGAAGGCCGAAGCGAAAGAAGCGATCCCGCACGCAATAAAAGATGTAATCTTCCTGGTGGTGGGAGGTTTTGTCCTTTATGCGGCTTTTTACGTGTTTCTCGCGGCCGCGGTAGTGGGTCTTTCGGAGGTCGTGCCTGTCTGGCTTTCGGCGATCATTGTAGGCCTTGTGGTATCTTGTGCCGGATATGTCCTGGTGAAAAAAGGGATCAAGGATCTGAAAGCCCGTACGTTCAGGCCGGAAAAGACGATTGAATCTATAAAGGAAGATAAAGACTGGGTGAAGGCAAAGATTTGA
- a CDS encoding DUF3618 domain-containing protein, translating into MEKQRQFNDASDKRPGQIKRDIELTRDSMGDTIEEIKERISPRYVKERVKEATIKKTIEVIETTVAHARKWGGRVERNLKDHPAWYAAAGAGAGGLLWLLARRRHNRRRQSSEVAETFGDSTEFMRGQSSRGGNTAANVKPRGGELKSHLTKGIVQNLRTSGGLKFLLGVMTGIMTLKSRGAMIGEKREKYGVRQTKNPTI; encoded by the coding sequence ATGGAAAAGCAAAGACAGTTTAACGATGCAAGCGATAAGCGGCCGGGGCAGATCAAGAGGGATATCGAGCTGACCCGCGATTCAATGGGAGATACGATAGAGGAGATAAAGGAAAGAATTTCACCCCGCTACGTGAAGGAGAGGGTGAAAGAAGCCACGATTAAGAAAACAATAGAAGTGATCGAAACGACCGTGGCTCATGCACGTAAGTGGGGCGGAAGGGTCGAGCGCAATCTCAAGGACCATCCTGCCTGGTATGCCGCTGCGGGCGCGGGCGCAGGGGGATTACTATGGCTCCTGGCACGCCGCAGGCATAACCGTCGTCGTCAAAGCAGTGAAGTGGCCGAAACATTTGGCGACTCTACAGAGTTCATGCGAGGGCAGAGCAGCCGCGGGGGAAATACCGCCGCCAACGTGAAGCCAAGAGGGGGAGAGCTGAAGAGCCATCTCACGAAAGGAATCGTGCAAAACCTCCGCACTTCCGGTGGTCTCAAATTTCTTCTCGGCGTGATGACCGGTATTATGACGCTCAAATCCCGCGGAGCGATGATTGGCGAAAAGCGCGAGAAGTACGGAGTCCGGCAGACAAAGAACCCGACGATATAA
- the mnmE gene encoding tRNA uridine-5-carboxymethylaminomethyl(34) synthesis GTPase MnmE: protein MEINDTICAVSTPPGEGGIGILRLSGPLAHFILRKIFKTSKGGGTFESHRLYLGSIIDPDNLAIVDQAYAVFMSGPRTYTREDVGEVFSHGGFAVQRKILSLMIAAGARLAEPGEFTRRAFLSGRIDLAQAESVLDVIESETDEELRYAVGNLRGALSGRIGMVKEKLTNALVETEALIDFPEEDVDVDEEGIGTYMEEAREALKSLVDSYHEGNAVRHGMEVLIAGRTNVGKSSLLNALIARQRAIVTPIPGTTRDLIEDMIHIKGIKVRLVDTAGIGLARDEVEEEGMERVRRRIPEADLVLWVLDGSRPYSPEDEEVYRTIGRRPSLAVVNKLDLPPVLDQEILREKGVDPIYISALQEQGTEEVKQAVYTRLMGSSRRGNNVLVTNIRHRTGLARALEAVDRAIGSHKGESPKEFTAFDLREAINLLGEITGEAWTDDILHEIFSRFCIGK, encoded by the coding sequence ATGGAAATCAATGACACCATCTGTGCCGTTTCGACCCCTCCGGGAGAGGGCGGGATCGGCATATTGCGGCTGAGCGGGCCCCTGGCCCACTTCATATTAAGGAAAATATTCAAGACATCTAAAGGCGGCGGGACGTTCGAGTCTCACCGCCTTTATCTCGGCTCCATCATCGACCCTGACAATTTGGCTATTGTGGATCAGGCATATGCGGTCTTCATGAGCGGGCCCCGCACCTATACGCGGGAAGACGTGGGGGAGGTCTTTTCCCACGGTGGTTTCGCCGTTCAGCGCAAGATACTCTCCCTTATGATCGCGGCAGGCGCGCGGCTCGCGGAACCCGGAGAATTTACGAGAAGGGCATTCTTAAGCGGGAGGATCGATCTTGCCCAGGCGGAATCGGTGCTCGACGTGATCGAGAGCGAAACGGACGAAGAGCTCCGCTATGCCGTCGGGAACCTGAGAGGGGCGCTTTCCGGGCGGATCGGGATGGTGAAAGAGAAGCTCACGAACGCACTCGTGGAGACGGAAGCGCTCATAGATTTTCCCGAGGAAGACGTGGATGTGGACGAAGAGGGGATCGGGACGTATATGGAAGAGGCGCGGGAGGCATTAAAATCCCTCGTCGACTCTTATCATGAAGGAAACGCAGTGAGGCACGGGATGGAAGTCCTCATCGCAGGTCGCACCAATGTGGGTAAATCGAGCCTTTTAAACGCCCTCATCGCTCGTCAGAGGGCGATCGTTACGCCCATCCCGGGCACCACGAGGGATCTCATCGAAGATATGATCCATATAAAAGGCATTAAGGTGAGATTGGTCGACACGGCGGGGATCGGCCTTGCAAGGGATGAGGTCGAGGAAGAGGGCATGGAGCGGGTCAGGCGGAGGATACCGGAAGCGGACCTCGTCCTGTGGGTCCTCGACGGCTCCCGCCCGTACTCTCCTGAAGATGAAGAGGTGTACCGGACCATAGGTCGGAGGCCTTCCCTTGCGGTGGTGAATAAACTCGATCTCCCCCCCGTCCTCGATCAGGAGATCCTCAGGGAAAAGGGCGTCGATCCTATCTATATCTCGGCTCTTCAGGAACAGGGCACGGAGGAGGTGAAACAGGCGGTTTACACGCGGCTCATGGGGAGCTCCCGGCGCGGTAATAACGTGCTGGTCACAAACATCCGCCACCGTACCGGCCTTGCAAGGGCCTTGGAGGCGGTAGACAGGGCGATAGGGTCGCATAAGGGGGAGAGTCCAAAAGAATTCACTGCCTTCGATCTCCGGGAAGCCATAAACCTCCTGGGCGAGATCACGGGAGAGGCGTGGACCGACGATATCCTCCATGAGATATTCAGCCGCTTCTGCATCGGTAAATAA
- the jag gene encoding RNA-binding cell elongation regulator Jag/EloR has product MDFVEVEGKTYEEAIRKASAELNAEEKDLDVEVKEVDTKGILGLLGSKKVRIIARLREKETTPEEYGRQFLQDLATLVGLSFETKISQYEDRIIFLIQSDNGDVLIGKDGEALEALQHVLRLAIAKRYKQGLKVLVDINGYREKRKKALTLMAKRMADKARRTGKRFKTDPLNPYERRIVHSLFKHNKNITTKSEGEGHIKKVVISPAGLANGNQ; this is encoded by the coding sequence ATGGATTTCGTTGAGGTTGAAGGGAAAACGTACGAGGAGGCCATCAGGAAAGCCTCCGCCGAACTGAATGCGGAGGAAAAGGATCTCGACGTGGAAGTGAAGGAGGTCGATACCAAAGGCATTCTCGGTCTCCTCGGCAGCAAGAAAGTGCGTATCATCGCGAGGCTGCGGGAAAAAGAGACGACGCCCGAGGAGTACGGCCGGCAGTTTCTTCAGGACCTGGCTACCCTCGTGGGACTCTCCTTCGAGACCAAGATCTCCCAATACGAAGACAGGATTATATTCCTCATCCAATCCGACAACGGCGATGTGCTGATCGGAAAGGACGGAGAGGCCCTGGAGGCGCTCCAGCACGTGCTGCGCCTCGCCATTGCAAAACGTTACAAACAGGGATTGAAGGTCCTTGTCGATATCAACGGGTACAGGGAAAAAAGAAAGAAGGCCCTCACCCTCATGGCCAAGAGAATGGCGGACAAGGCGAGAAGGACGGGCAAGCGGTTCAAGACGGACCCGCTCAACCCTTACGAGCGCAGGATCGTCCACTCCCTCTTCAAGCATAATAAGAATATTACGACGAAAAGCGAGGGCGAAGGCCACATTAAGAAGGTGGTCATCTCACCCGCCGGCCTGGCGAATGGAAATCAATGA
- the yidC gene encoding membrane protein insertase YidC — protein MDKRTMVALGLTIVLIFFFQMYFTPKPATQAPQATQATGEAAKTEAAKTPGTTPKASLPGGPSAPAQKAEQKATREITVETAKLKVTLTDLGGAISSVKLKNYKEKVNKPDSKEMIEDVKPYVYIPKVFAAVTGDTGSDRTLFTSNRDKIVLTDKPETLVMSGTLTDGRAVKKTYTFQPDGYTIDLKVAVAGADAIKPAMDFAMVTGKNESSYTFKGPFYLAGNKFEQVDSVEKNVDLDKAYRYVGLDDGFFAFIWIPDAGSQTPATLVKGENAIPVIRLSLPGGSASGRMYFGPKNTEILKGLNVGAEKIVDFGWFDIIAKPMIIGMNYCNKLTHNYGIDIILLTILIKLIFYPLSVKSYKSMKEMQKTQPILAKLKEKYKDDKAKLNQEIMGLYKQKGINPMGGCLPMVIQIPVFFALYKALSAAIELRHAPFMLWINDLSSPEDLYTLHVAGFDLPLRVLPLVMGVTQVIQQQMTPTSVDPMQQKIMLAMPIVFTFIFWGFPSGLVLYWLVNNVISIAQQYYINKKVS, from the coding sequence ATGGACAAGAGAACCATGGTAGCGCTCGGATTGACCATAGTATTGATATTCTTCTTCCAGATGTATTTCACCCCCAAACCGGCGACGCAAGCCCCCCAGGCAACCCAGGCAACAGGGGAAGCGGCGAAGACGGAAGCCGCAAAGACCCCGGGCACGACGCCCAAGGCGAGCCTCCCTGGCGGACCTTCCGCCCCGGCCCAAAAGGCCGAGCAGAAAGCGACCCGGGAAATTACGGTGGAGACCGCGAAGCTGAAAGTCACCCTCACGGACCTGGGCGGCGCCATTTCGAGCGTAAAACTCAAAAACTATAAAGAAAAGGTGAACAAGCCGGACAGCAAGGAGATGATCGAGGACGTGAAGCCCTACGTCTATATCCCGAAGGTCTTTGCAGCCGTAACCGGCGATACGGGAAGCGACAGGACTCTCTTCACATCCAACCGGGATAAGATCGTGCTTACCGATAAGCCCGAGACTCTTGTCATGTCCGGGACCCTCACCGACGGGCGGGCGGTGAAGAAGACTTACACGTTTCAACCCGACGGGTACACGATCGATCTGAAAGTCGCGGTTGCCGGCGCCGATGCGATCAAACCGGCCATGGATTTTGCCATGGTGACGGGCAAGAACGAATCCTCCTATACCTTCAAGGGCCCTTTCTACCTTGCGGGCAATAAATTCGAACAGGTGGACAGTGTCGAAAAGAATGTGGACCTCGACAAGGCGTACAGGTATGTCGGACTGGACGACGGCTTTTTCGCCTTCATCTGGATTCCCGATGCCGGCTCTCAGACGCCCGCTACGCTGGTAAAGGGAGAGAACGCCATTCCCGTGATACGCCTTAGCCTTCCGGGCGGCTCCGCCTCGGGGAGGATGTATTTTGGGCCGAAGAACACGGAAATCCTGAAAGGCCTCAACGTGGGCGCCGAGAAGATCGTCGACTTCGGCTGGTTCGATATCATCGCGAAACCGATGATCATAGGAATGAACTATTGCAACAAGCTGACCCACAACTACGGCATCGACATCATACTCCTGACGATCCTTATAAAGCTGATTTTCTATCCCTTGAGCGTGAAGAGCTACAAGTCCATGAAGGAGATGCAGAAGACCCAGCCCATACTCGCCAAGCTCAAAGAAAAATACAAGGACGACAAGGCAAAGCTCAATCAGGAGATCATGGGCCTTTACAAGCAAAAGGGCATAAACCCCATGGGAGGCTGCCTCCCCATGGTGATCCAGATCCCCGTCTTCTTTGCCCTCTATAAGGCGCTCTCCGCTGCCATCGAGCTGCGTCATGCCCCTTTCATGCTCTGGATCAACGACCTTTCGTCTCCGGAAGACCTCTATACCCTCCACGTCGCCGGGTTCGACCTGCCTTTGAGGGTCCTGCCCCTCGTCATGGGCGTTACCCAGGTGATCCAGCAGCAGATGACCCCCACGAGCGTCGATCCCATGCAACAGAAAATAATGCTTGCCATGCCGATAGTCTTTACTTTCATCTTCTGGGGCTTCCCGTCAGGGCTCGTTCTTTACTGGCTGGTGAATAACGTCATCTCCATCGCCCAGCAGTACTACATCAATAAGAAGGTCTCCTAA
- the yidD gene encoding membrane protein insertion efficiency factor YidD, which translates to MKKVFVGMLDVYGFTISPFVPTQCRFYPTCSCYMKEAIEKKGVARGIFLGIKRLLRCNPFCSGGYDPVK; encoded by the coding sequence GTGAAAAAAGTATTCGTGGGTATGCTCGACGTATACGGATTCACTATTTCTCCATTCGTCCCCACCCAATGCAGATTTTATCCCACCTGTTCCTGCTATATGAAGGAAGCCATAGAGAAGAAAGGCGTGGCGAGGGGTATCTTCCTCGGCATAAAGCGGCTTCTCAGATGCAACCCCTTTTGTTCCGGCGGGTATGACCCGGTCAAATAA
- the rnpA gene encoding ribonuclease P protein component encodes MAYTLTKNEILKKGDFRGIKWVKRGETTHFLLLGKKNKDLTRRIAIGVRKKTGCAVVRNRIKRLIREYFRLHKGLFTEAADSLIKVKTMPPKLKWKETSEELRQLLSNPKIL; translated from the coding sequence ATGGCTTACACTCTCACAAAAAATGAGATATTGAAAAAGGGGGATTTTCGGGGTATAAAATGGGTGAAACGAGGCGAAACAACCCATTTCCTCCTTTTGGGAAAGAAGAATAAGGACCTGACGCGAAGGATCGCTATAGGTGTGCGCAAGAAGACAGGGTGCGCGGTCGTCAGGAACAGGATAAAGCGGCTGATACGGGAGTACTTCAGGCTTCACAAGGGGCTTTTCACGGAAGCTGCCGACAGCCTCATTAAAGTGAAGACAATGCCGCCCAAATTAAAATGGAAAGAGACGAGCGAAGAGCTCCGGCAACTATTATCGAACCCGAAAATTCTATAG
- the rpmH gene encoding 50S ribosomal protein L34 — protein MKRTFQPHNKSRKRTHGFLVRMRTASGRDVIRRRRAKGRKTLSA, from the coding sequence ATGAAAAGAACCTTCCAACCTCACAACAAGAGCAGAAAGAGAACCCATGGTTTTCTTGTACGAATGAGAACGGCTTCAGGACGGGACGTGATCAGGAGAAGAAGGGCAAAGGGACGGAAAACGCTTTCGGCTTAA